One part of the Arachidicoccus terrestris genome encodes these proteins:
- a CDS encoding FAD-dependent oxidoreductase, with product MATKITEQERYLSVRKEVDILIVGGGPSGLMAAEAAAEGGHKVLLIDNRSFLGGNMTIGLPVLGFLSQKQKQIIKGLPDRFIQRLRARNAASEHRPCPLHMGITLVEPEAVKTEALALMVESGVEIMLYTYFVDVVMEGMDLKGVIIETKAGRQVILAKTVIDCTGDADVAFRAGVPCEQGDEKGGVQPPTLMFCMAGVDTEKLRMSIAHEPRTYLTDFIPNAYFGQNNQFIVVGLRTLMEKGRADGFNLPTQRTIIITGLRQGEAWINMSAVAGVNGVDPDSLTYGEIKGREQIEDIQKYLIKYVPGFEKAYFTKMAPFLGIRETRRIVGAYVMTGKDILSCRRFEDVIAVASYPLDLHHPQGGGCTLEWCGDCYDIPFRSLVPLGVENLLVAGRCISTTHEAMSSTRVMATCMALGEAAGRAAGLAVRQNSYPRDIDVRQLQKELLDKGAFLGDHVEKRYSHANDNQLG from the coding sequence ATGGCAACGAAAATAACAGAACAGGAAAGATATTTATCTGTGCGCAAAGAAGTGGATATTCTGATAGTTGGAGGTGGTCCGTCGGGACTCATGGCTGCTGAGGCGGCCGCTGAAGGGGGGCACAAAGTATTACTGATAGACAACCGGAGTTTCTTAGGTGGTAATATGACCATTGGACTACCGGTGCTGGGTTTTCTCAGCCAGAAGCAAAAGCAGATCATTAAAGGATTGCCGGACCGGTTCATTCAGCGATTACGGGCCAGAAATGCAGCCAGTGAGCATCGGCCTTGCCCGCTGCATATGGGAATTACACTGGTGGAGCCGGAAGCCGTTAAAACAGAGGCGCTTGCTTTAATGGTTGAATCAGGTGTGGAAATTATGCTCTATACGTATTTTGTAGATGTGGTAATGGAGGGCATGGATTTAAAAGGGGTTATTATAGAAACGAAGGCAGGACGACAGGTTATTTTGGCAAAGACTGTTATTGATTGTACGGGAGATGCAGATGTGGCCTTTCGGGCAGGTGTACCATGTGAACAGGGCGATGAAAAAGGTGGCGTACAGCCGCCGACCCTGATGTTTTGCATGGCAGGTGTAGATACCGAAAAACTTCGCATGAGCATTGCCCATGAGCCCAGAACTTATTTGACAGATTTTATTCCCAATGCATACTTCGGTCAGAATAATCAATTTATTGTGGTGGGGTTACGGACACTCATGGAAAAGGGCAGGGCAGACGGCTTCAATTTACCTACACAGCGTACGATTATAATAACCGGGCTTCGGCAAGGGGAAGCCTGGATCAATATGTCTGCTGTTGCCGGTGTAAACGGAGTGGATCCCGACAGCCTGACTTATGGCGAGATCAAAGGCCGTGAACAGATAGAAGATATTCAAAAATATTTGATCAAATATGTGCCAGGATTTGAAAAAGCCTACTTTACCAAAATGGCGCCCTTTCTCGGTATCCGGGAAACGCGAAGGATTGTCGGGGCATACGTAATGACCGGTAAAGATATATTGAGTTGCAGGAGGTTTGAGGATGTTATCGCAGTTGCCAGTTATCCCTTAGATCTGCATCATCCCCAGGGAGGTGGATGTACCCTGGAGTGGTGCGGTGACTGTTACGATATCCCTTTCAGGTCGCTGGTGCCACTTGGTGTTGAAAACCTTTTGGTGGCTGGCCGCTGTATCTCCACAACACATGAGGCCATGTCTTCGACAAGGGTAATGGCTACTTGCATGGCACTGGGAGAAGCGGCAGGCAGGGCGGCCGGTCTGGCAGTACGACAAAATAGCTATCCCAGGGATATCGATGTCAGACAACTACAAAAAGAACTGCTGGATAAGGGCGCTTTTTTGGGTGATCATGTTGAGAAACGGTATAGTCATGCAAATGATAACCAGCTAGGCTGA
- a CDS encoding MFS transporter, with the protein MASFLIPERRRWVIVFTIFLAIVFNYVDRQLLSILKPVLEKQFHMTNAGYAMLVNVFTVCYALMYPVAGWLVDRFGARLVMFIGVLSWGVASIGGGLSRSIGMFGFFRAVLGLAEPTNFPAQLKAVTVWFSGKLRATANSLSVAGSSIGAIIAPPLVAWIAIQYGWHYAFISTGIVGLLIAVLWLLVYQDPPERIAKEAAESSGMSRTISFKWKALWKTKSLWGIILIRFISDPVWYFCLFWLPGYLQDHSGLSLAEIGMFGWIPFLIADIGGIGTSAWSDRMVRKGRKPLMARKTMLSWTVIVAPLCVLTPYLPGAAWTILVFSLVAAMCISWLYSIAVVVSEVFPVGNVASVLGITAGFGAIGAVLFNYVLGRYLGTVSTHRLFMVMAFLHPVSLCILWCMVRPERPPAEQATGAAKRSNFNVLTK; encoded by the coding sequence ATGGCCAGCTTCCTGATTCCTGAAAGACGCCGATGGGTCATTGTCTTTACTATTTTCTTGGCAATTGTTTTCAATTATGTAGACAGGCAATTGCTGTCGATCCTTAAGCCCGTGCTGGAAAAGCAGTTCCATATGACCAATGCCGGCTATGCGATGCTGGTCAATGTTTTTACGGTTTGTTATGCCTTGATGTATCCGGTGGCAGGCTGGCTGGTGGATCGGTTCGGCGCCCGGCTGGTGATGTTTATTGGTGTATTGAGCTGGGGAGTTGCCAGCATCGGCGGGGGACTTTCACGGTCGATTGGCATGTTTGGCTTTTTCAGAGCTGTTCTGGGCCTTGCGGAACCGACCAATTTTCCGGCGCAGTTAAAGGCGGTCACTGTCTGGTTCTCCGGAAAACTCCGCGCTACTGCCAATAGTCTCAGTGTGGCAGGAAGCTCCATTGGAGCCATTATCGCACCGCCGCTTGTCGCGTGGATAGCGATCCAATACGGCTGGCATTATGCTTTTATCAGTACCGGTATTGTCGGATTATTAATAGCCGTGTTATGGCTGCTGGTCTATCAGGATCCCCCTGAGAGGATAGCTAAAGAAGCCGCTGAATCTTCGGGGATGTCCCGAACCATTTCGTTTAAATGGAAAGCACTGTGGAAGACAAAAAGTCTTTGGGGGATTATCTTAATTCGTTTTATCAGTGATCCGGTTTGGTATTTCTGCCTGTTCTGGCTGCCGGGCTATCTGCAGGATCATTCCGGGCTCTCTTTGGCGGAAATTGGGATGTTCGGTTGGATTCCGTTTCTCATTGCAGATATAGGAGGTATTGGTACTTCCGCCTGGTCCGACCGGATGGTACGGAAAGGCAGGAAGCCACTTATGGCTCGTAAAACAATGCTTTCCTGGACCGTAATCGTAGCCCCGCTTTGTGTGCTGACACCTTATTTGCCCGGTGCGGCCTGGACGATCCTGGTGTTTAGCCTGGTAGCAGCCATGTGTATTAGCTGGCTTTACTCCATTGCCGTTGTCGTCTCCGAGGTTTTTCCGGTAGGCAATGTTGCCAGCGTGTTAGGGATCACCGCAGGCTTTGGCGCCATAGGCGCCGTGTTGTTTAATTATGTTTTAGGGCGTTATCTGGGAACAGTGAGCACCCATCGTTTATTTATGGTTATGGCTTTTCTGCACCCTGTTTCGCTGTGTATTTTGTGGTGTATGGTCAGGCCGGAAAGACCTCCCGCTGAGCAGGCGACGGGAGCTGCCAAGAGAAGTAATTTCAACGTATTAACAAAATGA
- a CDS encoding RagB/SusD family nutrient uptake outer membrane protein — translation MKNNTILTTSYTDANHRLSYGLAAAGKVRWTLLVLVIAFLSSCGKHALDLEPFDKLTPNTAFNTEKDLQLYVNSFYKILPSGNDIIRGDVLSDYGAGKSVSAYLIPGAFSATQASSWSWGDLRNVNYFLEHYQTAAIDHTRKEHFEGIARFFRAWFYYDKVQRYGDVPWYNKPLGIDDTALYKARDARSLVMDSVLADLDYACAHIDDAKDNTASQITKWVALAFKSRVCLYEGTYRKYHTELNLQGTAQKWLTSAAQAAEEVMNSHQYSIHVDGGHPALSYRELFISQEPPADETILAYVCNGDLQVFNDANWYFTSATYGNRLSFSKTFIDTYLNRDGSRYTDKAGFDSAPFPQEVKDRDLRLQQTIRMGDYKRGDGSAAPPDFTYTYTGYEPLKFTLDDKATDGIAKNTNSIPIIRYAEVLLNYAEAKAELGTFEDADWDNTIAVLRARAGITNTDMPKVADPYLQQHYFKGISDPALLEIRRERGIELALEGFRYDDLFRWKCGDLLTMPYKGIYVPEMNTLYDLNEDGKNDVCFVTKIPAKKQSGVYYYLIDNDQAKLSEGSSGNIIWLNNITRQWEDYKYYYPIDYDELVLNPNLEQNPGWDHP, via the coding sequence ATGAAAAATAATACGATTCTGACAACTAGTTATACAGATGCAAATCATAGGTTAAGCTATGGTCTGGCAGCGGCCGGTAAGGTTCGCTGGACCTTACTGGTACTGGTGATCGCCTTTTTAAGCAGTTGCGGTAAGCATGCGCTGGATCTGGAGCCCTTCGATAAACTCACACCCAATACAGCTTTTAATACCGAAAAGGATCTCCAGCTTTATGTGAATTCCTTTTATAAAATATTGCCTTCGGGAAATGATATTATCCGGGGTGATGTCTTAAGTGATTATGGTGCTGGTAAATCAGTTTCCGCCTATCTGATCCCCGGAGCGTTCTCCGCTACCCAGGCAAGTAGCTGGAGTTGGGGAGATCTGCGCAACGTCAATTATTTTCTGGAGCATTATCAGACAGCAGCTATTGACCATACCCGAAAAGAACATTTTGAGGGTATTGCCCGTTTTTTCCGGGCCTGGTTCTATTATGACAAAGTGCAGCGTTATGGAGATGTGCCTTGGTATAATAAACCGCTGGGCATTGATGATACCGCGCTCTATAAAGCAAGAGACGCACGGAGCCTCGTGATGGACAGCGTTCTGGCTGATCTGGATTATGCCTGCGCGCACATAGATGATGCCAAGGATAATACCGCTTCTCAAATCACCAAATGGGTGGCATTGGCATTCAAATCCAGGGTCTGTCTGTATGAAGGAACCTACCGGAAATATCACACAGAACTGAACTTACAGGGTACAGCCCAAAAATGGCTGACCAGTGCTGCACAGGCAGCTGAGGAAGTGATGAACAGCCACCAATATTCTATTCACGTGGATGGGGGGCATCCGGCGTTAAGCTACCGGGAACTTTTTATCAGCCAGGAACCGCCCGCTGATGAGACAATCCTGGCTTATGTCTGTAACGGAGATTTACAGGTGTTTAATGATGCTAACTGGTATTTTACCAGCGCCACCTATGGTAACCGGCTTAGTTTTAGTAAGACTTTTATAGATACGTATTTGAACAGAGATGGATCCCGCTATACAGATAAAGCGGGATTTGACAGTGCACCTTTTCCCCAGGAAGTCAAAGACAGGGATCTCAGGTTGCAGCAGACCATTCGCATGGGAGATTACAAAAGAGGCGACGGCAGTGCGGCGCCGCCTGATTTTACCTACACTTATACGGGTTATGAACCGCTAAAGTTCACCCTGGATGACAAGGCGACCGACGGGATTGCTAAAAATACCAACTCAATTCCCATAATTCGCTATGCGGAGGTTTTATTGAACTATGCGGAGGCAAAGGCAGAATTAGGCACCTTTGAGGATGCCGACTGGGATAATACGATCGCTGTATTGAGGGCGAGAGCAGGTATTACGAATACGGATATGCCGAAAGTGGCAGATCCTTATCTTCAACAACATTATTTTAAAGGTATTTCCGATCCGGCATTGCTGGAGATCCGCAGGGAAAGAGGCATCGAACTGGCCTTGGAAGGCTTCCGTTATGATGACCTGTTCAGATGGAAATGCGGTGATCTGCTCACCATGCCTTATAAAGGTATTTATGTGCCTGAAATGAATACCCTGTACGATCTCAATGAAGACGGCAAGAATGATGTCTGTTTTGTTACTAAAATACCGGCTAAGAAACAGAGCGGTGTTTACTATTATCTGATTGACAATGACCAGGCAAAGCTTTCTGAAGGCAGCAGTGGTAATATTATCTGGTTGAACAATATTACCAGGCAGTGGGAGGATTATAAATACTATTATCCGATTGACTACGATGAGCTGGTGTTGAACCCAAACCTGGAACAGAACCCCGGCTGGGATCATCCATAG